One window of Nymphaea colorata isolate Beijing-Zhang1983 chromosome 1, ASM883128v2, whole genome shotgun sequence genomic DNA carries:
- the LOC116265893 gene encoding uncharacterized protein LOC116265893, which yields MDSILIKSLPRLLIAAAVVLLLASPIFAKDVAYCSGRDNYAVKVKGLDINPDPVERGKPATFSISATTEEPITGGKLLIEVSYFGIHIHSETHDLCTETTCPASGDFVLEHSQSLPGFTPPGNYWLTMKMISPQGKQLTCINFGFSIGFASSVAAD from the exons ATGGATTCCATTCTCATCAAATCTCTTCCCAGACTCTTAATCGCGGCAGCAGTTGTCCTCCTGCTGGCAAGCCCCATCTTCGCAAAAGATGTCGCCTATTGCA GTGGTAGAGATAATTATGCGGTTAAGGTGAAGGGACTGGACATCAACCCAGATCCAGTCGAGAGGGGGAAACCTGCCACTTTCAGCATCTCGGCCACCACAG AGGAACCCATCACCGGTGGTAAGCTGCTTATTGAAGTCTCCTACTTTGGTATACATATTCATTCTGAAACCCATGATCTCTGCACCGAGACAACCTGCCCAGCATCGGGTGACTTTGTGCTTGAGCATTCCCAGAGTTTGCCGGGGTTCACTCCTCCT GGAAATTACTGGCTGACCATGAAGATGATCAGCCCCCAGGGCAAACAGCTGACCTGTATCAACTTTGGTTTTAGCATCGGTTTTGCATCATCGGTTGCTGCTGATTGA